CGATTCCATCGTCGTCCTGGCTATGGCCGAGCGCGGATTCCTGCTCAACGTCGCCCGCAATGTCTATATGCACAAGATTGCCATCGGCGCCGATTACGGCCCCGAAACGGTCCATATCGACTGGTCGGCGACCGAAAACGTGAAATCGCTCGCCAAGGCCAAGGGCGTGCCGGTTTCCGAAATCACCGCCATCGTCCTCGATCGCCCCCGCCATGCCGGGCTGCTCGAAGAGCTGCGCACCGCCGGCGTCTCGGTAAAACTGCTCAGCGATGGCGACATTGCCGGCGTCATCCATTCGGTCAATACCGAGGATACCGGCATCGACATCTATCTCGGTTCCGGCGGTGCCCCGGAAGGCGTGCTGGCCGCCGCCGCCCTGCGCTGCATCGGCGGCCAGATGCAGGGCAAGCTCATCCTCGACAGCCCGGAAAAGCGCCTCCGCGCCAAGGAAATGGGCATCGAGGACCCCAACCGCATCTACGATGTCACCGATCTCG
This genomic stretch from Devosia sp. YIM 151766 harbors:
- the glpX gene encoding class II fructose-bisphosphatase; translation: MMKLSKVEDSRDSSNLHRTLALEMVRVTERAAIAAAQWRGKGDEKAADDAAVAAMKAELDRVAISGRIVIGEGEQFECAELFVGQKVGGGQGPEVDIAVDPLEGVTLCAKNQPDSIVVLAMAERGFLLNVARNVYMHKIAIGADYGPETVHIDWSATENVKSLAKAKGVPVSEITAIVLDRPRHAGLLEELRTAGVSVKLLSDGDIAGVIHSVNTEDTGIDIYLGSGGAPEGVLAAAALRCIGGQMQGKLILDSPEKRLRAKEMGIEDPNRIYDVTDLAAGDVLFSATGITDGSLVDGVRLRRNTVETSTIVMRSWSQTTRWIRARHAR